In Spirobacillus cienkowskii, a genomic segment contains:
- the trxB gene encoding thioredoxin-disulfide reductase codes for MEKVVIIGSGPSGLTSAIYCARAALSPVVISGMQPGGQLTTTSIIENWPGHEDGIDGNKLMEEMRKQAIKVGARVETGTVTKIEKTNRNSFIVKREYEPEIEAKVVIVATGASAITLPLPNKEKLMGYGLSTCAVCDGFFYRNKKVAVVGGGDSAMEESMYLSKLANEVILIHRSDKFRASKAMQDRVIANPKIKVIYNTSVIDTLSDSQGLTGIVVQDKDGKKDNIKVDGLFMAIGHHPNTDFVKGLVEMDEKGYILTKNGTYTNIQGIFAAGDVEDKLYRQAITAAGRGCQAALQAERYLEGVEH; via the coding sequence ATGGAAAAAGTAGTGATTATTGGTTCTGGTCCTTCTGGTTTAACATCTGCAATTTATTGTGCGCGTGCAGCGCTTTCTCCTGTGGTAATTAGCGGAATGCAACCGGGTGGTCAGCTCACAACAACAAGTATTATTGAAAACTGGCCCGGTCATGAGGATGGTATTGATGGAAATAAATTGATGGAAGAAATGCGCAAGCAAGCAATTAAGGTTGGTGCAAGAGTAGAAACAGGAACTGTTACAAAAATAGAAAAAACAAATCGAAATTCGTTTATTGTTAAAAGAGAATATGAACCAGAAATAGAAGCAAAAGTGGTTATTGTTGCTACTGGTGCTTCGGCAATCACATTGCCATTACCAAATAAAGAAAAGTTAATGGGCTATGGCTTATCAACATGTGCTGTGTGTGATGGATTTTTTTATCGTAATAAAAAAGTTGCTGTCGTTGGTGGCGGTGATAGTGCAATGGAAGAGTCTATGTATCTTTCTAAATTAGCCAATGAAGTGATTTTAATTCATAGAAGCGATAAATTTCGTGCAAGCAAAGCGATGCAAGATCGTGTGATTGCAAATCCTAAAATTAAAGTGATTTATAATACAAGCGTGATTGACACTCTTTCTGATTCTCAGGGTTTAACTGGAATAGTGGTGCAAGATAAAGATGGTAAGAAAGATAATATTAAAGTTGATGGACTGTTTATGGCAATAGGACATCATCCCAATACAGATTTTGTAAAAGGGTTGGTTGAAATGGATGAAAAAGGTTATATTTTAACCAAAAATGGTACCTACACAAATATTCAAGGAATTTTTGCTGCCGGAGATGTTGAAGATAAATTATACCGTCAAGCAATTACAGCAGCTGGCAGAGGATGCCAAGCGGCACTTCAAGCAGAGCGTTACCTTGAAGGTGTTGAGCATTAA
- a CDS encoding tyrosine-protein phosphatase, giving the protein MLNKKRKILKFVTVIFIFVVCYLVIRYFYFKDRNKYEPLLWQGFFDYRLNFRDVAQSLNQCMGKDLFQTGLIYRSNKYFSGWSCDKINNPQKIYSLNFSPWNPHSYFCERSDGTKLYGYYPNTTFEISDIEKVEKWKDPLFKETMCVFFTETLHDLIQKNSFLYHCDVGRDRTGAFTAMISMMMAEQKKLPSDEVINAIECDFQKTSALEKEQFGRMKKFMLEMKEKGGVSKFIENACEIKKETIAQAAEQFIKNN; this is encoded by the coding sequence ATGCTAAATAAAAAAAGAAAAATTTTAAAATTTGTAACTGTAATTTTTATATTTGTAGTCTGTTATTTAGTAATACGTTATTTTTATTTCAAAGATAGAAATAAGTATGAACCACTTTTATGGCAAGGTTTTTTTGATTACCGTTTAAATTTTAGGGACGTTGCGCAAAGTTTAAATCAATGTATGGGAAAAGATCTCTTTCAAACAGGCTTGATTTACAGATCAAATAAATATTTTTCTGGATGGAGTTGCGATAAAATTAATAATCCTCAAAAAATTTATTCTTTAAATTTTAGCCCTTGGAATCCGCACTCTTATTTTTGTGAAAGATCGGATGGGACAAAGTTATATGGATATTACCCAAATACAACATTTGAAATTTCAGATATCGAAAAAGTTGAAAAATGGAAAGACCCTTTATTTAAGGAAACAATGTGTGTTTTTTTTACAGAAACTTTGCATGATTTAATACAAAAAAATTCTTTTTTATATCATTGTGATGTTGGTCGCGATAGAACTGGAGCTTTTACCGCAATGATTTCGATGATGATGGCAGAACAAAAAAAATTACCTAGTGATGAAGTCATTAATGCGATAGAATGTGATTTTCAGAAAACCAGTGCTCTAGAAAAAGAGCAATTTGGAAGAATGAAAAAATTTATGTTAGAAATGAAAGAAAAGGGTGGTGTGTCAAAATTTATTGAAAATGCATGTGAAATAAAAAAAGAGACAATCGCTCAAGCTGCAGAGCAGTTTATTAAAAACAACTAA